Proteins encoded together in one Rossellomorea sp. y25 window:
- a CDS encoding PrkA family serine protein kinase: protein MDILKKIEHYREEEEKLKWEGTFAQYLDLLKEKPWVGQSAHSRVFNMIKDAGVEEVEGKRKYKFFSNQLFGLEEALERLVEEYFHPAAKRLDVRKRILLLMGPVSGGKSTLVSMLKRGLEQYSRTERGGVFSIKGCPMHEDPLHLIPQHLREDFYNEYGIRIEGNLSPLNTMRLEKEYHGRIEDVQVERVFFSEDKRVGIGTFSPSDPKSQDIADLTGSIDFSTIAEFGSESDPRAYRFDGELNKANRGLMEFQEMLKCDEKFLWHLLSLTQEGNFKAGRFALISADELIVAHTNETEYRSFISNKKNEALHSRIIVMPVPYNLKVTQEEKIYEKMINESDVSNVHVAPHTLRVAAMFTILTRLKEPKRGDIDLIKKMRLYDGENVEGFNSADVDEMKKEYQDEGMSGIDPRYVINRISSTIIRKEIPTINALDVLRALKEGLDQHPSITNELRDKYLNFISLARKEYDDIAKKEVQKAFVYSYEESAKTLMDNYLDNVEAYCNKAKLHDPLTGEEINPDEKLMRSIEEQIGISENAKKAFREEILIRISAYARKGKRFDYNSHDRLREAIQKKLFADLKDVVKITTSSKTPDEQQLKKVNEVVARLIDEHGYNSTSANELLRYVGSLLNR, encoded by the coding sequence ATGGATATTTTAAAAAAAATCGAACATTACCGAGAAGAAGAAGAGAAACTGAAATGGGAAGGGACGTTTGCTCAGTATTTAGACCTGCTGAAAGAGAAGCCTTGGGTTGGGCAATCCGCTCATTCAAGAGTCTTTAATATGATTAAGGATGCCGGGGTTGAGGAGGTCGAGGGGAAACGAAAGTATAAGTTCTTCAGCAATCAATTATTTGGCTTAGAAGAGGCGCTGGAAAGACTCGTTGAAGAATACTTTCATCCTGCTGCGAAGCGATTAGATGTCCGAAAGAGAATCTTGTTACTGATGGGCCCTGTTAGTGGAGGGAAATCAACCCTTGTGTCGATGCTTAAACGCGGGTTGGAGCAGTATTCCCGGACTGAAAGAGGAGGCGTCTTTTCAATCAAAGGCTGTCCGATGCATGAAGATCCACTGCATTTGATTCCTCAACATTTACGTGAAGATTTTTACAACGAATATGGCATTCGCATTGAAGGAAATCTCTCTCCGTTAAATACTATGCGTTTGGAGAAAGAATATCATGGCCGCATAGAAGACGTTCAGGTCGAAAGAGTCTTTTTCTCTGAAGATAAACGTGTCGGAATTGGTACGTTCAGTCCATCTGATCCAAAATCACAGGATATCGCTGATTTAACAGGAAGTATCGACTTTTCCACGATTGCCGAGTTTGGTTCTGAGTCAGATCCGAGGGCTTACCGATTTGATGGAGAATTAAATAAAGCAAACCGTGGATTGATGGAATTCCAGGAAATGCTTAAGTGTGATGAAAAGTTCTTATGGCACTTATTATCCCTTACTCAGGAAGGAAACTTCAAGGCAGGCCGATTTGCCCTTATTTCAGCCGACGAGTTGATTGTGGCTCATACGAATGAAACTGAGTATAGATCCTTCATTTCTAATAAGAAGAATGAAGCCTTACATTCCCGTATTATTGTCATGCCGGTTCCATATAACCTGAAAGTCACTCAAGAAGAGAAAATATATGAGAAAATGATCAACGAAAGTGATGTGTCGAACGTCCACGTGGCTCCTCATACGTTACGGGTAGCGGCGATGTTCACCATTTTAACCCGATTGAAAGAACCAAAGCGTGGTGATATTGATTTAATCAAGAAAATGCGCTTGTACGACGGTGAGAATGTCGAAGGCTTTAACTCCGCAGATGTGGATGAAATGAAGAAGGAATATCAGGATGAAGGAATGAGCGGAATCGATCCGCGTTACGTCATTAACCGAATCTCATCTACGATCATTCGTAAAGAGATACCGACCATTAACGCGTTAGATGTGCTACGTGCTTTGAAAGAAGGACTGGATCAGCATCCATCGATTACAAATGAGCTTCGTGATAAGTATTTGAACTTTATCTCCCTCGCCCGTAAGGAATACGATGATATTGCCAAGAAAGAAGTTCAGAAAGCCTTCGTGTATTCATATGAAGAGTCTGCGAAGACGCTTATGGATAACTATCTTGATAACGTTGAAGCATACTGCAATAAGGCTAAGCTTCATGATCCATTAACCGGTGAAGAAATCAATCCGGATGAAAAGCTGATGCGCTCCATTGAAGAGCAAATCGGCATTTCAGAAAATGCGAAAAAAGCATTCCGTGAAGAAATTCTTATCCGTATCTCTGCCTATGCCCGCAAAGGAAAACGTTTCGACTACAATTCACATGATCGCTTGAGAGAAGCCATTCAGAAGAAGCTATTCGCTGACTTGAAGGACGTTGTGAAAATCACGACTTCATCTAAAACGCCAGACGAACAGCAGCTGAAGAAAGTCAACGAAGTGGTTGCCCGCCTCATCGATGAACACGGCTACAACTCTACATCCGCCAACGAATTACTGCGCTATGTGGGCAGCCTGTTGAATCGTTAA
- a CDS encoding ankyrin repeat domain-containing protein, producing MKKMLIAIFISTLAGCSFNAQKEEKEVIFTYIKEGYIEEVETLIDEGTDINQQDALGRTPVMLATYQNNTDMVRLLIDKGADIHLQDELKNNPFLYAGAEGMNDILLLTIEAGADPALVNRYGGTALIPAAEKGHGETVKLLLDKTNVDINHVNDLGWTALMEAIVLSDGGEGHQEIIATLIEYGADVTIPDREGKSPIERARERGFVEIEEMLLKAGAVKVS from the coding sequence ATGAAGAAGATGCTCATTGCTATTTTTATCAGTACTCTAGCGGGATGTTCGTTTAATGCTCAAAAGGAGGAAAAAGAAGTGATTTTCACCTATATAAAAGAAGGATATATTGAAGAGGTAGAAACGTTAATTGATGAAGGGACTGATATTAATCAACAGGATGCCCTTGGTAGAACGCCTGTTATGCTGGCGACATATCAAAATAATACGGATATGGTCCGTTTACTGATTGATAAGGGAGCCGATATTCATTTACAGGATGAATTAAAAAACAATCCTTTTCTGTACGCCGGTGCAGAAGGAATGAATGACATTCTGCTTCTCACAATCGAAGCAGGAGCAGATCCTGCTTTAGTGAATCGATATGGCGGAACCGCTCTAATTCCAGCTGCGGAAAAAGGCCACGGGGAGACCGTGAAACTTTTACTGGATAAAACAAACGTCGATATCAATCATGTTAACGATCTTGGCTGGACGGCGTTGATGGAAGCCATTGTATTGAGTGACGGTGGAGAGGGACATCAAGAGATTATTGCCACATTAATCGAGTATGGTGCGGATGTAACCATTCCTGATCGGGAAGGTAAATCACCAATTGAGCGTGCGAGGGAAAGAGGTTTTGTAGAAATTGAGGAGATGCTGCTTAAAGCCGGAGCGGTTAAAGTATCATGA
- a CDS encoding DUF421 domain-containing protein, giving the protein MVDFKDLGIVALRIFTILPFMIFVTLYMGKRSIGELPVFDFLVVLVFGSVVGADIADPNIEHIHTIVAMILIAILQKILTKMKISSRKMGKILSFEPTVVIENGQILKEELKKTGYTIDNILMLLREKEVFLLEDIQIGIIEPNGSLSIQKMPSKQTVTAEDAGVMKRTSLAFPLIVDGVLHTSVLDKLNVEEKRVWEEIGKAGFSSIDEVFYASINARKEIHIVKTPDIHSYPDFFN; this is encoded by the coding sequence ATGGTAGATTTTAAAGACTTAGGTATCGTAGCATTAAGAATCTTTACGATCCTTCCATTTATGATATTTGTGACACTATATATGGGAAAGCGGTCAATTGGAGAATTACCGGTGTTTGACTTTTTAGTGGTCCTTGTATTCGGTTCTGTTGTAGGGGCAGATATTGCCGATCCCAACATCGAACACATCCATACCATCGTCGCAATGATTCTTATCGCCATATTACAAAAAATCTTGACCAAAATGAAAATTTCTTCAAGAAAAATGGGTAAAATTCTTTCCTTTGAACCTACTGTTGTCATTGAAAACGGTCAGATTCTAAAAGAAGAATTAAAGAAAACCGGTTATACGATTGATAATATCTTGATGCTCCTTCGGGAAAAAGAAGTTTTCCTGCTGGAAGATATACAAATCGGAATCATTGAGCCTAACGGAAGTTTATCGATTCAAAAGATGCCTTCAAAACAAACCGTTACAGCTGAAGATGCGGGAGTCATGAAGCGAACGAGCCTTGCGTTCCCTCTTATTGTAGATGGAGTATTGCATACAAGCGTTTTAGATAAATTAAACGTGGAGGAAAAACGGGTATGGGAAGAAATCGGGAAAGCGGGATTCTCTTCAATCGATGAGGTGTTCTATGCCTCCATCAATGCAAGGAAAGAAATCCATATTGTGAAAACACCTGATATTCATTCGTATCCTGATTTCTTTAACTGA
- a CDS encoding STAS domain-containing protein yields the protein MTDEKQEIQRLKQEIKELQEQLAQSEQIIMDISAPIIPSIIPETILIPVTGRLNPERFERIISKILDVSYGEDISTIIIDFSAISENEIGEIDIFGTYIHNMVKAIGLMGIETLFVGFTPALTQVMINSGVRELQGIKSFLTFRTALQYLMSEKDLEFQKISE from the coding sequence ATGACAGATGAAAAGCAAGAAATCCAACGATTAAAACAGGAAATTAAGGAATTACAAGAACAGTTAGCTCAATCGGAACAAATCATCATGGATATTTCTGCACCCATTATCCCATCCATCATCCCTGAAACCATATTGATTCCTGTTACTGGAAGACTCAACCCTGAACGCTTTGAGCGGATCATTTCAAAGATACTGGACGTGTCATATGGAGAAGATATTAGTACGATTATTATAGACTTTTCAGCCATATCAGAAAATGAAATCGGGGAAATTGACATCTTCGGCACTTATATACATAACATGGTCAAAGCTATTGGGTTGATGGGGATCGAAACCCTTTTCGTCGGATTTACCCCGGCTCTGACTCAAGTGATGATCAATTCAGGAGTAAGAGAACTTCAAGGAATCAAAAGCTTCCTCACATTCCGCACGGCATTGCAGTACTTGATGAGTGAAAAGGACCTTGAATTTCAAAAGATAAGTGAGTAG
- the yhbH gene encoding sporulation protein YhbH: MSQMDNHQFVISKEDWALHRKGHDDQQRHQEKVQDAIRNNLPDLITEENIVMSNGRDVVKIPIRSLDEYKIRYNYDKNKHVGQGDGESQVGDVIARDGTPQQQGPGKGQGAGDKAGEDYYEAEVSMLEIEEALFSQLELPNLKKKEQDVQTVEHIEFNDIRKTGLMGNIDKKKTMMSAFKRNAMKGAPSFHPIYTEDLKFRTWNEVLKPESKAVVLAMMDTSGSMGVWEKYMARSFFFWMTRFLRTKYETVEIEFIAHHTEAKVVSEEHFFSKGESGGTICSSAYRKALELIDGKYAPSRYNIYPFHFSDGDNLTSDNVRCVKLVEELMKVSSMFGYGEVNQYNRHSTLMSAYKNIKNDDFRYYILKQKADVFHAMKSFFHKEQEKAFA, translated from the coding sequence TTGAGTCAAATGGATAATCATCAGTTTGTCATTTCCAAGGAAGATTGGGCCCTCCACCGCAAAGGTCACGATGATCAACAAAGACATCAAGAGAAAGTACAGGATGCGATTCGAAATAACTTACCTGATTTGATTACAGAAGAAAATATTGTCATGTCCAATGGTCGAGACGTCGTCAAGATACCGATTCGTTCTTTAGATGAATATAAAATTCGTTACAACTATGATAAGAATAAACATGTCGGGCAAGGAGACGGTGAGAGTCAGGTAGGGGACGTCATTGCAAGAGACGGCACACCACAGCAGCAGGGTCCTGGAAAAGGTCAAGGGGCCGGAGATAAAGCCGGTGAAGACTACTATGAAGCAGAAGTGTCGATGCTGGAGATTGAAGAAGCCTTATTTAGCCAATTGGAACTTCCGAACCTAAAGAAGAAGGAGCAAGATGTTCAAACCGTCGAGCACATTGAATTCAATGATATCCGTAAAACAGGCCTAATGGGGAATATAGATAAAAAGAAGACGATGATGTCTGCCTTCAAGAGAAATGCCATGAAAGGAGCACCAAGCTTTCATCCGATATATACCGAAGACTTGAAGTTCAGAACATGGAATGAAGTGTTGAAACCTGAATCCAAAGCGGTCGTCTTGGCCATGATGGATACGAGTGGAAGTATGGGAGTATGGGAGAAATATATGGCAAGAAGCTTTTTCTTCTGGATGACCCGCTTCTTACGCACTAAATATGAAACGGTGGAAATTGAATTCATCGCTCATCATACCGAAGCCAAAGTGGTGTCAGAAGAACATTTCTTCTCTAAAGGGGAAAGCGGAGGAACCATCTGTTCATCAGCTTATCGTAAAGCGTTGGAACTCATCGATGGAAAGTACGCTCCGAGCCGCTACAATATCTATCCGTTCCACTTCTCTGATGGAGATAATTTAACGTCTGATAACGTGCGATGTGTCAAGCTTGTAGAAGAATTAATGAAAGTATCCAGCATGTTCGGATACGGGGAAGTAAACCAGTATAACCGTCATTCCACTCTCATGTCAGCCTACAAGAACATTAAAAACGACGATTTCCGTTACTATATTCTCAAACAAAAAGCCGATGTGTTCCACGCCATGAAAAGTTTCTTCCACAAGGAACAGGAAAAAGCATTCGCATGA
- a CDS encoding LysR family transcriptional regulator yields MLDLKQLRYFLAIVEEKTILAAAKRLHMSQPPLSQQLRTMEEDLGVSLFYRKGRKLVITEAGKALYQHAYQMIKLLEAAEAEVKEIGSGEKGKLRVGVNTLSDIDLPYILKEYEKNFPNITYNIHQNESSQLIHLLELREIDAALIRLPFSADNMETVTLQEEPFYYITNVPISSHGTIALEDIVHQPLILPSTRSLGLYEMIVQSFTSIGLTPYIKAECSDTVLLANLVEQGFASSIVPHSALQVFKHKDVQQLEIENMNNASYGIVWKKDFYLPKTTREFIRLVTEHFKVGFPEMD; encoded by the coding sequence ATGCTGGACCTTAAACAACTGCGTTACTTTTTGGCGATTGTGGAAGAAAAAACAATACTCGCTGCAGCAAAGCGACTACATATGTCTCAGCCCCCCCTAAGTCAGCAGCTGCGCACGATGGAAGAGGATCTCGGTGTGAGCTTGTTTTACCGGAAAGGAAGAAAACTGGTGATTACAGAGGCTGGTAAAGCCCTTTATCAGCATGCTTATCAGATGATCAAGCTGCTGGAGGCTGCTGAAGCAGAAGTGAAAGAAATTGGTTCAGGGGAAAAAGGCAAGCTGAGGGTTGGTGTAAATACATTATCAGACATTGATTTACCATATATTTTGAAAGAGTATGAAAAGAACTTCCCAAACATCACCTATAACATTCATCAAAACGAATCCTCACAGCTCATTCATCTTTTAGAATTACGTGAGATTGATGCTGCTCTGATTCGACTGCCATTTTCAGCAGACAATATGGAGACGGTGACCCTTCAAGAAGAGCCATTTTACTACATTACGAATGTTCCGATTTCAAGTCATGGCACGATTGCATTAGAAGATATTGTTCACCAGCCATTAATCCTTCCAAGTACACGAAGTTTGGGCTTGTACGAAATGATTGTTCAGTCATTTACTTCAATCGGGTTGACGCCGTATATAAAGGCAGAATGTTCGGATACCGTTCTTCTTGCCAATCTTGTGGAACAAGGATTCGCTTCCTCCATCGTTCCCCATAGTGCTCTGCAAGTATTTAAGCATAAAGACGTTCAACAATTGGAAATTGAGAACATGAACAACGCAAGCTACGGTATCGTATGGAAAAAAGACTTCTATCTTCCTAAAACAACGAGGGAGTTTATCCGGTTAGTCACAGAACATTTTAAAGTCGGGTTTCCGGAGATGGATTAG
- a CDS encoding phosphotransferase, whose amino-acid sequence MEKWIEELFTEELFAEAASRYGCNTAQAKKLGDFENYVYEVHKGDSPYILRLTHSSHRSEREVEAELKWINYLHKHGVNVSLVKHSDKGKLVEIIKAGDTYFYVCLFDKAPGSPVKINDPLFDEELFYKWGKITGHMHRVTKGYVQGINRRDRWDEDDVLKYGKYLSSVKDEYIIEKGEINKKTIKSYEETKDTFGLIHSDIHPGNFFYHKGDIHVFDFDDSTQFFFISDVAIPLYYSVWWKLRNENLDTRSQFGRRFLISFLKGYLTECDLEKEWVDRIPHFLLLRDLTLYSVFHKKWDLENLSEVEESLLSEIRDRLLHDEPIVDLHYSEILEKAREK is encoded by the coding sequence ATGGAAAAATGGATCGAAGAACTTTTTACAGAGGAGCTATTTGCGGAAGCTGCCTCACGATATGGCTGTAACACTGCTCAAGCGAAGAAGCTCGGAGACTTTGAAAACTATGTGTATGAGGTTCATAAGGGAGACAGCCCCTATATCCTCCGCCTCACTCACAGTTCTCATCGTTCAGAAAGAGAAGTGGAAGCTGAACTGAAATGGATTAACTACTTACATAAACACGGAGTGAATGTATCATTAGTCAAACATTCTGATAAAGGGAAGCTCGTAGAAATTATCAAAGCAGGGGACACGTATTTTTATGTTTGTTTGTTTGATAAAGCTCCAGGAAGTCCGGTTAAGATAAATGACCCATTGTTCGATGAGGAACTCTTTTACAAATGGGGGAAAATCACAGGACATATGCATCGAGTGACAAAAGGATATGTTCAGGGTATCAATCGTCGTGATCGTTGGGATGAGGATGACGTGTTGAAGTATGGGAAGTATTTATCTTCTGTGAAAGATGAGTACATCATCGAAAAAGGTGAGATAAATAAAAAAACGATCAAAAGCTATGAGGAAACGAAAGATACCTTTGGACTGATTCACTCTGACATCCATCCAGGGAACTTTTTTTACCATAAGGGTGATATTCATGTGTTTGACTTTGATGATAGTACACAGTTCTTTTTTATAAGTGATGTCGCCATTCCCCTATACTATTCCGTGTGGTGGAAGCTTCGTAATGAGAACTTAGATACCCGTAGTCAATTTGGCAGAAGGTTCCTCATTTCGTTTTTAAAAGGATATTTGACGGAGTGTGATTTAGAGAAAGAATGGGTGGACCGCATTCCCCATTTTCTGCTCCTCAGGGATTTAACACTTTATTCTGTTTTCCATAAAAAGTGGGATCTAGAGAATTTATCAGAGGTCGAGGAGTCCTTGCTTTCAGAGATCAGGGACAGATTGCTCCATGATGAGCCAATCGTCGATTTGCACTACAGTGAAATTCTTGAAAAAGCGAGAGAAAAATGA
- the nfsA gene encoding oxygen-insensitive NADPH nitroreductase, with amino-acid sequence MNETIETILKHRSIRKFKSEPLTEEQIRTIVSSAQAASTSSYIQAYSIIGVKDPAKKKKLAELAGPQLYVEENGHFFIFCADLYRHEKIGEWENADVIPTLESTEKFMVALIDASLAAQNASIAAESMGMGICYIGGIRNDLESVSELLELPDRVIPLFGLAVGFPEGNSDVKPRLPMEAIYHEDSYQHDEGYMKEGLDRYDETISSYYHVRTDGKRSDRWTEQMANMLSGKKRMYMKEFVEKKGFNKR; translated from the coding sequence ATGAATGAAACCATTGAAACGATTCTTAAGCATCGATCCATACGGAAATTCAAGAGTGAGCCGTTAACCGAGGAGCAAATCCGGACAATTGTCTCGAGTGCCCAGGCTGCCAGTACGTCCAGTTATATTCAAGCGTATTCAATCATTGGGGTGAAGGATCCTGCTAAAAAGAAGAAGTTGGCGGAGCTTGCCGGTCCACAATTATATGTAGAAGAAAATGGTCATTTCTTTATATTCTGTGCCGATTTGTACCGCCACGAGAAGATAGGTGAATGGGAAAATGCTGATGTCATTCCAACACTTGAAAGCACGGAGAAATTCATGGTGGCATTGATTGATGCTTCACTGGCGGCCCAAAATGCGTCCATTGCTGCTGAATCCATGGGAATGGGCATTTGCTATATTGGTGGGATTCGGAATGATCTGGAATCAGTAAGTGAACTGCTGGAGCTTCCTGATCGCGTCATTCCTTTATTCGGGCTGGCTGTCGGTTTCCCTGAAGGAAATTCTGATGTGAAGCCGAGGTTGCCAATGGAAGCCATTTACCATGAGGATTCATATCAACATGATGAAGGGTACATGAAAGAGGGACTCGATCGCTATGACGAAACCATTTCTTCCTATTATCATGTACGAACGGACGGCAAACGTTCGGATCGATGGACCGAGCAAATGGCCAACATGCTGTCAGGTAAGAAACGCATGTATATGAAGGAATTTGTGGAGAAGAAAGGATTTAATAAAAGGTAG
- a CDS encoding purine/pyrimidine permease, with the protein MKYKGQTVGTALQSFQWLMFLIGTSIALPIVIGSVFGLSETEISGLMQRTLFLVALGSILQKVIGHSLPIIEGPAGSWVSVFVILAAFSKQNGLSVEESLSLGMGSLALAGCILILMGLVKNKLFYQRVFPPLVSGVFLFLLAIQLSGIFFNGMIVQEEGNVDWKLTMLAIFVFIFIVILSIKAKGWGKQFSLLIGIIVGWGVFAIFGGASTPIGQRDLNSLAVPELFSWGPPAINGSIITATILFSFTLILNNIAAIDSMYDVYDGEKINKQDSIRRGFVVGGINHWLSSIFSALAIVPLPVTSGFVQTTKQRSGLPFLIAAGSLLLISFMPQVVHVVSTLPVAVASAALLSTIVNMFIISVKKITSIQLKQRELSIIGISLLSGTSLFFQSSDLFKDLPSSLQIVMSNGLIVGTFVVIALNLIWRNN; encoded by the coding sequence ATGAAATACAAAGGGCAGACCGTAGGAACCGCCCTACAAAGCTTTCAATGGCTCATGTTTTTAATTGGCACGTCGATTGCTCTTCCCATTGTGATTGGTAGTGTGTTTGGTTTAAGTGAGACCGAGATTTCAGGGTTAATGCAAAGAACGCTTTTCCTGGTTGCTCTCGGCTCCATTCTTCAGAAAGTAATTGGACATTCCCTTCCGATTATTGAAGGACCGGCTGGATCCTGGGTAAGTGTGTTTGTTATTTTGGCAGCCTTTTCTAAGCAAAATGGTCTGTCGGTTGAAGAATCTTTATCACTTGGTATGGGCTCACTTGCTTTAGCAGGATGTATACTGATCCTTATGGGATTAGTGAAAAATAAATTATTTTACCAAAGAGTATTTCCACCTTTGGTTTCAGGTGTATTTTTGTTTCTTCTAGCGATTCAGCTTAGTGGTATCTTTTTTAATGGGATGATCGTACAAGAAGAAGGAAACGTTGATTGGAAACTGACGATGCTTGCCATATTCGTTTTTATCTTTATTGTGATTCTATCAATTAAAGCAAAAGGTTGGGGAAAGCAGTTTTCACTCTTAATAGGCATCATTGTTGGCTGGGGTGTGTTCGCCATTTTCGGTGGGGCTTCTACCCCTATTGGACAGAGGGATCTTAATAGTCTAGCTGTGCCAGAACTATTTTCATGGGGACCCCCTGCAATCAACGGTAGTATCATCACTGCGACTATTCTGTTTTCGTTTACCCTGATTCTAAACAATATTGCAGCCATTGATTCGATGTATGATGTTTATGATGGAGAGAAGATCAATAAACAAGACAGTATAAGAAGAGGGTTTGTCGTCGGAGGAATCAATCATTGGTTATCATCCATTTTCTCTGCTCTTGCCATTGTGCCCTTACCGGTTACATCCGGTTTTGTACAAACGACGAAACAAAGAAGCGGTCTGCCATTTCTTATAGCAGCAGGCAGTTTATTACTCATATCCTTTATGCCACAGGTGGTCCATGTCGTGTCTACTTTGCCTGTAGCCGTCGCAAGTGCAGCGCTGCTTTCAACAATCGTGAATATGTTTATCATTTCGGTAAAGAAGATAACTTCGATTCAGTTGAAACAAAGGGAATTATCAATCATTGGTATTTCACTTTTGAGTGGCACGAGTCTTTTCTTTCAATCTTCGGATCTTTTCAAAGACCTTCCGAGTTCGCTTCAAATTGTAATGAGTAATGGGTTGATCGTGGGGACATTTGTAGTGATTGCTCTTAATTTAATATGGCGTAATAACTAA
- a CDS encoding multidrug ABC transporter ATPase, which translates to MSSKPHRPEDAEPLNGSMASNMEEVIKLGKQMEKLRSSGELKIHNRVSDPAQYEEEA; encoded by the coding sequence ATGTCTTCTAAACCTCATCGGCCAGAAGATGCAGAACCTCTTAACGGAAGCATGGCCTCCAATATGGAGGAAGTCATTAAGCTAGGGAAGCAAATGGAAAAGTTACGTTCCAGTGGCGAATTAAAGATACACAATCGAGTATCAGACCCGGCTCAATATGAAGAAGAAGCTTAA
- a CDS encoding YciI family protein: protein MEFIYVLKLIPRLHKEENWTTGDEGIVHRHFERLKELTDSGVVILAGRTLNEEENAFGIVIFEAEDAEKARAFMKEDPTVKEGIMTAELFPYRVALLRKETNTLVE from the coding sequence ATGGAATTTATCTATGTATTAAAGCTGATTCCGCGCTTACATAAAGAAGAAAATTGGACAACCGGGGATGAGGGGATTGTTCATCGTCATTTTGAGAGGTTGAAGGAGCTTACGGACTCTGGAGTGGTGATCCTTGCCGGCAGAACGTTAAATGAAGAAGAAAATGCTTTTGGAATCGTTATTTTTGAAGCGGAAGATGCGGAAAAGGCCAGAGCGTTCATGAAGGAAGATCCTACCGTAAAAGAGGGGATTATGACAGCAGAGCTGTTTCCGTATCGAGTGGCTCTCCTGAGAAAAGAGACCAATACTTTAGTGGAGTAG